The following are from one region of the Acanthopagrus latus isolate v.2019 chromosome 2, fAcaLat1.1, whole genome shotgun sequence genome:
- the cog6 gene encoding conserved oligomeric Golgi complex subunit 6 produces MADTKVEISNDGSAGIQNPNASPQTNNPLSRKLNKILETRLDNDKEMLEALKALSVFFTENSLRTRRNLRGDIERRSLAINEEFAQIFKEVKEELESVHEDVQAMSTCCEEMTNRLKAAKEQTQDLIVKTNKLQGENHRLEVRAQVAQAFLDKFQLSNEEMATLRGARDAAITEDFFKALSRVKHIHEDVKILLRTNQQTAGLEIMEQMAVLQETSYEQLYRWAQNECRGLTQEACDISPVLTQAMEALQDRPILYKYTLDEFGTARRCAVVRGFIDALTRGGQGGTPRPIEMHSHDPMRYVGDMLAWLHQATASEKEHLEALLKQVTLQGVEENMQEVVGHITEGVCRPLKVRIEQVIVAEPGAVLLYKLSNLLKFYHHTISSIIGTSVASLLINIEEMHILSKKMFFNSLSLHASRLMDKVELPPADLGPTASLTQTLSLLREVLASHDSSVVPLDARQADFAQVLSCILDPLLQLCTVSASNLGTADMASYMVNSLYVMKTTLAVFEFTDKRLEMLEFQIEAHLDTLINEQASYVLTRAGLSYIYSCVQQHSAEQGPLSLLPSMDSASVKAAMVQFDRYLSSPDTLVMPQLNFLLSAAIKEQIFRQSTELVCRAYGDVYTALTSPANAYKDAENLLPRSPKQVQTLLS; encoded by the exons ATGGCTGATACCAAAGTAGAAATCTCAAATGATGGCTCCGCTGGGATACAGAATCCAAATGCGTCCCCTCAAACCAATAACCCGCTGTCGAGGAAGCTCAACAAAATACTGGAGACGAGGCTCGACAATGACAAG GAGATGCTGGAGGCTCTGAAGGCGCTCTCTGTGTTCTTCACTGAGAACAGTTTGCGCACCAGGAGAAATCTTCGTGGTGACATCGAGAGACGGAGCCTGGCCATCAATGAGGAGTTCGCACAAATATTTAAGGAAGTAAAAGAG GAGCTTGAGAGTGTTCACGAGGATGTCCAGGCCATGAGCACGTGTTGTGAAGAAATGACTAATAGGTTAAAG GCTGCGAAGGAGCAAACTCAAGACCTCATAGTGAAAACTAACAAGCTACAAGGAGAAAA TCACCGCCTGGAGGTGAGAGCTCAGGTTGCTCAGGCTTTCCTTGACAAGTTCCAGCTGTCTAATGAAGAGATGGCCACTTTGCGAGGGGCTCGGGATGCAGCTATTACTGAG GACTTCTTCAAAGCTCTCAGCCGAGTGAAGCACATCCACGAGGACGTGAAGATCCTCCTGCGAACCAACCAGCAAACTGCAGG GTTAGAGATCATGGAGCAGATGGCCGTGTTACAGGAGACATCGTATGAGCAGCTCTACCGCTGGGCTCAGA ATGAATGCAGAGGACTGACCCAAGAGGCCTGTGATATCAGCCCTGTGTTGACTCAAGCCATGGAAGCTTTGCAGGACCGACCCATCCTTTACAA GTACACTCTGGATGAGTTCGGGACTGCACGCAGGTGTGCGGTGGTACGAGGCTTCATCGACGCCCTCACCCGTGGTGGGCAGGGAGGAACGCCCCGCCCCATTGAGATGCATTCACATGACCCTATGAG GTATGTCGGGGACATGCTGGCCTGGCTGCACCAAGCCACCGCCTCAGAGAAAGAGCATCTAGAAGCTCTGCTCAAACAAGTCACTCTCCAAG GTGTGGAGGAGAACATGCAGGAGGTGGTTGGACACATCACTGAGGGAGTCTGCAGGCCGTTGAAA GTTCGGATAGAACAGGTCATCGTGGCCGAGCCAGGTGCTGTCCTTCTTTATAAGCTGTCCAACCTGCTTAAGTTCTACCACCACACCATCAG CTCCATCATCGGGACCAGTGTGGCCTCCTTGCTCATCAATATTGAGGAGATGCACATCCTCAGCAAAAAGATGTTCTTCAACAGCTTGAGCCTTCATGCAAGCCGACTCATGGACAAG GTGGAGCTGCCACCTGCAGATCTGGGTCCTACAGCCTCTCTCACTCAgaccctctccctcctcagggAGGTGCTGGCCTCCCACGACTCATCAGTTGTTCCTCTGGATGCTCGCCAGGCCGACTTTGCTCAG GTTCTCTCTTGCATCTTGGATCCCCTCCTACAGTTGTGTACCGTGTCGGCCAGTAACCTCGGCACTGCTGACATGGCGAGCTACATGGTCAACTCGCTGTACGTCATGAAAACCACGCTGGCTGTCTTTGAGTTCACTGACAAGAGGCTGGAGATGCTTGAGTTCCAG ATTGAGGCTCACCTTGACACGCTGATCAACGAGCAGGCATCCTACGTGCTGACCAGAGCTGGGCTGAGCTACATCTACAGCTGCGTCCAGCAGCACAGTGCTGAACAG GgtcctctgtccctcctccccaGCATGGACAGCGCTTCTGTGAAAGCGGCAATG GTCCAGTTCGATCGGTACTTGTCGTCACCTGACACTCTTGTGATGCCACAGCTCAACTTTCTGCTCAGTGCAGCCATCAA GGAGCAGATTTTCCGTCAGTCCACAGAGCTGGTGTGCAGAGCCTATGGGGACGTTTACACGGCGCTGACCAGCCCAGCTAACGCCTACAAAGACGCAGAGAACCTGTTGCCCAGATCACCTAAGCAGGTTCAGACCTTGCTGTCCTGA